Proteins from a genomic interval of Cucumis melo cultivar AY chromosome 7, USDA_Cmelo_AY_1.0, whole genome shotgun sequence:
- the LOC103493666 gene encoding glutaredoxin-C6 produces the protein MQGLRRCSNDLLHLDLSPPPSTTPSPASLSIDVAESAHTRIRRLISEHPVIIFSRTSCCMCHVMKKLLATIGVHPTVIELEDDEIHALASFSSTTTATPAVFIGGAFLGGLESLVALHLSGHLVPKLVEVGALWV, from the coding sequence ATGCAAGGCCTCCGACGCTGCTCCAACGACCTCCTCCACCTCGACTTATCTCCCCCACCCTCTACCACTCCCTCCCCTGCCTCTCTCTCCATCGACGTCGCCGAATCCGCCCACACCCGTATTCGCCGCCTCATCTCCGAACATCCCGTCATCATTTTCAGCCGTACTTCTTGCTGCATGTGCCACGTCATGAAGAAACTCCTCGCCACCATCGGCGTTCACCCCACCGTCATCGAATTAGAAGACGACGAGATCCACGCTCTCGCTTCTTTCTCCTCCACCACCACCGCTACTCCCGCCGTCTTCATCGGTGGCGCCTTCCTCGGCGGGCTTGAATCCCTCGTCGCTCTCCACCTCAGCGGTCATCTCGTTCCTAAGCTCGTCGAAGTAGGCGCTCTCTGGGTATGA